A region of Pyxidicoccus parkwaysis DNA encodes the following proteins:
- a CDS encoding cell wall protein, whose amino-acid sequence MSVDKAFRDMIRNEIDAQLKPLRDVVSRLEAGTADLDALRNVAERLAPLAEVVGPLFGAQAPAGKPGRRGPGRPPSRATLSVAAPAAGKRRGRKPAAGAEGARDCAIRGCGKPSRTKGYCAAHYQKLRMLEKTNRRPAAWKDYAEPNSVEDIKLPRGRAASKALAAAAQAGSAG is encoded by the coding sequence ATGTCCGTGGATAAAGCGTTTCGGGACATGATCCGCAACGAGATTGACGCGCAGCTCAAGCCCCTTCGCGACGTGGTGTCGCGCCTGGAGGCGGGCACGGCGGACCTGGATGCACTCCGCAATGTGGCGGAGCGTCTGGCGCCGCTGGCCGAGGTCGTCGGCCCCCTGTTCGGAGCGCAGGCTCCGGCGGGCAAGCCGGGCCGTCGTGGCCCTGGCCGTCCTCCCTCGCGCGCCACGCTGAGCGTGGCCGCCCCCGCCGCTGGCAAGCGCCGCGGCCGCAAGCCGGCGGCCGGTGCCGAGGGCGCTCGCGACTGCGCCATCCGTGGCTGCGGCAAGCCCAGCCGCACCAAGGGCTACTGCGCGGCGCACTACCAGAAGCTGCGCATGCTCGAGAAGACCAACCGCCGCCCCGCCGCGTGGAAGGACTACGCCGAGCCCAACAGCGTCGAGGACATCAAGCTGCCGCGTGGACGCGCCGCGTCCAAGGCGCTGGCGGCGGCCGCCCAGGCTGGAAGCGCGGGCTAG
- a CDS encoding glycoside hydrolase family 15 protein — protein MLRCPGQGGSRRATYLPGMALPLEAYALVGDTQSAALVGTDGSIDWLCWPRFDSDSCFAALLGNEDHGRWRIAPGIPVQHVRRRYRPDTLVLETELHTATGVIRLHDFMPVRAESPELIRIVEGVSGRVPVRFELVPRFGYGDRTPLVRVLPGGASARAGPDALFLHTDQPLRLEDARLLTDFTVHEGERVSFVLSWHPSHLSPPPVRSEPLAALENTCRWWTQWARRCTYQGPWRSQVMRSLITLKGLTYSPTGGLVAAPTTSLPERLGGVRNWDYRYCWVRDATLTLLALLHAGYTQEARDWRDWLMRAVAGEPDELQIMYGVAGERRLTELELPWLPGYESSRPVRIGNAAVNQLQLDVFGEIADCLYQARMHGVPPDDEAWDVGVHLLHFVEEHWQEPDEGIWEVRGGRQQFTHSKVMAWVAMDRAVRSATLRKLDGAQLEHWRTLRDRMHADICANGYDARRNTFTQTYGGTALDASLLLLPLVGFLPPEDPRVRGTVDAIQRELCHGGFVRRYHTHQTRDGLPPGEGVFLPCSFWLADALALIGREDEARELFEHLLSLCNDVGLLSEEYDPERRRLLGNFPQAFSHLALVRSAQNLSRAQGPHRQRGCHGIPEIRSPGP, from the coding sequence CTGCTCAGGTGCCCAGGGCAGGGAGGAAGCCGCCGAGCGACTTACCTTCCAGGGATGGCGCTCCCCCTCGAAGCGTACGCCCTCGTCGGAGACACCCAGAGCGCGGCCCTGGTGGGCACGGACGGTTCCATCGACTGGCTGTGCTGGCCGCGCTTCGACTCGGACTCCTGTTTCGCCGCGCTGCTCGGTAATGAGGACCACGGCCGCTGGCGCATCGCGCCCGGCATCCCCGTGCAGCACGTCCGCCGCCGCTACCGGCCTGACACCCTCGTGCTGGAGACGGAGCTGCACACCGCCACCGGCGTCATCCGCCTGCACGACTTCATGCCCGTGCGCGCCGAGTCACCCGAATTGATTCGCATCGTGGAAGGCGTGTCCGGCCGCGTGCCCGTGCGCTTCGAGCTCGTTCCACGCTTCGGCTACGGCGACCGCACGCCCCTGGTGCGCGTGCTCCCTGGTGGCGCCAGCGCTCGCGCCGGCCCCGATGCCCTCTTCCTGCACACGGACCAACCGCTGCGCCTGGAGGACGCGCGCCTCCTCACCGACTTCACCGTCCACGAGGGCGAGCGCGTGTCCTTCGTCCTCTCCTGGCACCCGTCGCACCTGTCGCCGCCGCCCGTCCGCTCGGAGCCGCTCGCCGCGCTGGAGAACACCTGCCGCTGGTGGACCCAGTGGGCCCGGCGCTGCACCTACCAGGGCCCCTGGCGTTCCCAGGTGATGCGCTCGCTCATCACGCTCAAGGGGCTTACGTACTCCCCCACCGGCGGGCTCGTGGCCGCGCCCACCACGTCCCTCCCCGAGCGCCTCGGCGGCGTGCGCAACTGGGACTACCGCTACTGCTGGGTGCGAGACGCCACGCTCACCCTGCTCGCGCTGCTCCACGCCGGCTACACGCAGGAGGCCCGGGACTGGCGGGACTGGCTGATGCGCGCCGTGGCCGGCGAGCCGGATGAATTGCAAATCATGTACGGCGTCGCCGGAGAGCGCCGCCTCACCGAGCTGGAATTGCCATGGCTGCCCGGCTACGAGAGCTCGCGCCCCGTGCGCATCGGCAACGCGGCGGTGAACCAGCTCCAGCTCGACGTCTTCGGAGAGATTGCCGACTGTCTCTACCAGGCCCGCATGCACGGCGTGCCGCCCGACGACGAGGCGTGGGACGTGGGCGTCCACCTGCTCCACTTCGTCGAGGAGCACTGGCAGGAGCCCGACGAGGGCATCTGGGAGGTGCGCGGCGGGCGGCAGCAGTTCACCCACTCGAAGGTGATGGCGTGGGTGGCGATGGACAGGGCGGTGAGGTCCGCGACGCTGCGCAAGCTGGACGGTGCCCAACTGGAGCACTGGCGCACGCTGAGAGACAGGATGCACGCCGACATCTGCGCGAACGGCTACGACGCTCGCCGCAATACCTTCACGCAGACGTATGGCGGCACCGCGCTCGACGCGAGCCTGCTGCTACTGCCCCTCGTCGGCTTCCTGCCGCCGGAGGACCCGCGTGTGCGCGGCACCGTGGATGCGATTCAGCGCGAGCTATGCCACGGAGGCTTCGTGCGCCGCTACCACACGCACCAGACGCGAGACGGCCTGCCTCCGGGCGAAGGCGTCTTCCTGCCGTGCAGCTTCTGGCTCGCGGACGCGCTGGCCCTGATTGGCCGCGAGGACGAGGCGCGCGAGCTGTTCGAGCACCTGCTCTCGTTGTGCAACGACGTGGGCCTCTTGTCCGAGGAGTACGACCCGGAGCGGCGCCGGCTCCTGGGCAACTTCCCCCAGGCCTTCAGCCACCTCGCGCTGGTGCGCAGCGCGCAGAACCTGTCTCGCGCGCAAGGGCCCCACCGGCAGCGCGGGTGCCACGGCATCCCGGAAATACGAAGCCCCGGCCCATGA
- a CDS encoding alpha/beta fold hydrolase, translated as MLDASSRPPVGHRSPPLVPDVEDIQSGYEHLLHEERMVRGTPVRLFTFPRGSLAATRTVVCLPGLGASGRSFAPMEPLAEELRLLLWTPPLRTPATHTPLLWNLAVLNHPEAALPERFALVGSSYGSLLSIAYTLAHPERVKALVLVSPVASVRRIRRLALTLSTLVRSPKPMAYLMAPTVARVLGGLHLPPEGRAEIVREARRLSSMELLRRLRDVLAADLLPRLHELQVPTLIIQGGRDLLVPTRAARDVARRIPGARLEILREASHLPYMSHSQAFNNLVGDFLLRHTS; from the coding sequence ATGCTTGATGCCTCCTCGCGTCCGCCCGTGGGACACCGCTCGCCGCCGCTCGTCCCGGACGTGGAGGACATCCAGTCCGGCTACGAGCACCTGCTCCACGAGGAGCGGATGGTGCGCGGCACGCCGGTGCGCCTGTTCACCTTTCCCAGAGGCAGCCTCGCCGCGACGCGCACCGTGGTGTGCCTGCCGGGCCTCGGCGCCAGTGGACGCTCCTTCGCGCCCATGGAGCCGCTGGCGGAGGAGCTGCGGCTGCTGTTGTGGACGCCGCCCTTGCGCACGCCGGCCACGCACACGCCGCTCCTGTGGAACCTGGCCGTGCTGAACCACCCGGAGGCCGCGCTGCCCGAGCGCTTCGCGCTGGTGGGCTCGTCGTACGGGAGCCTCCTGTCCATTGCCTATACGCTGGCGCATCCGGAGCGGGTGAAGGCGCTGGTGCTGGTGTCGCCGGTGGCCAGCGTGCGCCGTATCCGCCGGCTGGCGCTGACGCTGTCCACGCTGGTGCGCTCGCCCAAGCCCATGGCGTACCTCATGGCGCCCACGGTGGCGCGAGTGCTGGGCGGCCTGCACCTGCCGCCGGAGGGGCGCGCGGAAATCGTCCGCGAGGCGCGGCGGCTTTCGTCCATGGAGCTGCTGCGCCGCCTGCGCGACGTGCTGGCCGCGGACCTCCTGCCGAGGCTGCATGAGCTCCAGGTGCCCACGCTCATCATTCAAGGCGGGAGGGATTTGCTGGTGCCCACGCGCGCCGCGAGGGACGTGGCCCGGCGCATCCCCGGAGCGCGCCTGGAGATTCTGCGCGAGGCCAGCCACCTGCCGTACATGAGCCATTCGCAGGCCTTCAACAACCTCGTCGGAGACTTCCTCCTGCGACACACGAGCTGA
- a CDS encoding proline dehydrogenase family protein, with protein sequence MTAADHLSRSALLYLSRQEHLKDWATRLRPFRDMASRFIAGETLEEAVEAVKALNAKGMTVSFDHLNEAVKTPEETRDEVLQYQRMLARIDQAGVKANVSLKLTQCGLLIDKALALRNAREVVADATRRDSFVRIDMEESAVTQATLDIVRELHAEFGEPHVGAVLQSYLRRTEEDAKALCRERVRIRLCKGAYLEGPDVAFPDKADVDANFVRCMRVLLDSGVYHGIATHDERMIDATLEYAAKQHLPRGAYEFQMLYGIRRDLQERLVKDGHPVRIYVPYGRYWYPYFMRRLAERPANLWFVMRNLVRG encoded by the coding sequence ATGACCGCCGCCGACCACCTGTCCCGCTCCGCGTTGCTGTACCTCTCCCGGCAAGAGCACCTGAAGGACTGGGCCACGCGCCTGCGTCCCTTCCGTGACATGGCGTCGCGCTTCATCGCCGGAGAGACGCTGGAGGAGGCGGTGGAGGCGGTGAAGGCCCTCAACGCGAAGGGCATGACGGTGTCCTTCGACCACCTCAACGAGGCGGTGAAGACGCCGGAGGAGACGCGCGACGAGGTGCTCCAGTACCAGCGAATGCTGGCGCGCATCGACCAGGCGGGAGTGAAGGCCAACGTGTCACTGAAGCTGACCCAGTGCGGCCTGCTCATCGACAAGGCGTTGGCGCTGCGCAACGCGCGCGAGGTGGTGGCGGACGCGACGCGGCGCGACTCCTTCGTGCGCATCGACATGGAGGAGAGCGCGGTGACGCAGGCCACGCTGGACATCGTGCGTGAGTTGCACGCGGAGTTCGGTGAGCCGCACGTGGGCGCGGTGCTGCAGAGCTACCTGCGGCGCACGGAGGAGGATGCGAAGGCGCTGTGCAGGGAGAGGGTGCGCATCCGGCTGTGCAAGGGCGCGTACCTGGAGGGACCGGACGTGGCATTTCCCGACAAGGCGGACGTGGACGCCAACTTCGTGCGCTGCATGCGGGTGCTGCTCGACAGCGGCGTGTATCACGGCATCGCCACGCACGATGAGCGGATGATTGACGCCACGCTGGAGTACGCGGCGAAGCAGCACCTGCCTCGGGGCGCGTATGAGTTCCAGATGCTCTATGGCATCCGGAGGGACTTGCAGGAGCGGCTGGTGAAGGACGGCCACCCGGTGCGCATCTACGTGCCGTATGGGCGCTACTGGTACCCATACTTCATGCGCCGGCTGGCCGAGCGTCCGGCCAACCTCTGGTTCGTGATGCGCAACCTCGTGCGCGGGTAG
- a CDS encoding O-methyltransferase — MSQQQWTAVDRYITDQLVPHDAALEEALRASDAAGLPPIHVAPNQGKFLHLLARIHGARSVLEVGTLGGYSTIWLARALPPDGRLVTLEMDPRHAEVARANIARAGLSGVVDLRVGKALDTLPVLAAEGKGPFDLVFIDADKRSNPDYFQWALKLTRKGSLIIVDNVVRNGAVLDATSMDPHIQGVRKLYEMLAAEPRVSTTAVQTVGSKGYDGFAVALVTG, encoded by the coding sequence ATGTCTCAGCAGCAGTGGACGGCGGTTGACCGCTACATCACCGACCAGCTCGTGCCGCACGATGCGGCACTGGAGGAGGCGCTCCGGGCGAGCGACGCGGCGGGGCTTCCTCCCATCCATGTCGCTCCGAACCAGGGCAAGTTCCTGCACCTGCTCGCGAGGATTCATGGCGCACGCAGCGTGCTGGAGGTGGGCACACTGGGCGGATACAGCACCATCTGGCTCGCGAGGGCACTGCCTCCGGACGGACGGCTGGTGACGCTGGAGATGGACCCGAGACACGCCGAGGTGGCCCGCGCCAACATCGCCCGCGCGGGCCTGTCCGGGGTGGTCGACCTGCGCGTCGGCAAGGCCCTGGACACGCTGCCGGTGCTGGCCGCCGAGGGCAAGGGGCCGTTCGACCTCGTCTTCATCGACGCGGACAAGCGCAGCAACCCGGACTACTTCCAGTGGGCGCTGAAGCTCACGCGCAAGGGCAGCCTCATCATCGTCGACAACGTCGTGCGCAACGGCGCGGTGTTGGACGCCACGAGCATGGACCCGCACATCCAGGGCGTGCGGAAGCTGTACGAAATGCTCGCCGCCGAGCCTCGCGTCAGCACCACGGCGGTGCAGACGGTGGGCAGCAAGGGCTACGACGGCTTCGCGGTGGCGCTCGTCACGGGGTGA
- a CDS encoding Uma2 family endonuclease has product MSLPHRLFVPPMTLKPATYADLEALPDDKIGELIGGVLYASPRPTDPHSRVASNLHGELYSPFHRGRGGGPGEWILRFEPELHLGGDVLVPDVTGWRRERVPALPAVVGIPVAPDWVCEALSPSTAALDRDRKMTVYAREGVRHVWLIDPRPRTLEVFRLEGGHYLRLATWKGEATVRAEPFDALALELHRLWED; this is encoded by the coding sequence ATGAGCCTACCTCACAGGTTGTTCGTCCCGCCAATGACCCTGAAGCCCGCCACCTACGCCGATTTGGAGGCGCTCCCCGACGACAAGATTGGGGAGCTCATTGGCGGTGTGTTGTATGCGAGTCCCCGGCCCACGGACCCGCACTCTCGGGTCGCCAGTAATCTCCACGGTGAGTTGTACAGCCCCTTCCACCGGGGCAGGGGTGGTGGTCCGGGCGAATGGATCCTCCGCTTCGAGCCTGAGTTGCACCTGGGCGGCGACGTGCTCGTCCCGGATGTCACGGGTTGGCGTCGCGAGCGCGTGCCAGCGCTTCCGGCTGTCGTTGGCATACCGGTGGCTCCGGACTGGGTCTGCGAGGCGCTCTCGCCCTCCACGGCCGCGCTGGACCGCGACAGGAAGATGACCGTCTATGCGCGGGAAGGGGTCCGCCACGTCTGGCTCATCGACCCGAGGCCCCGCACCCTGGAGGTCTTCCGGCTCGAAGGTGGGCACTACCTGCGGCTCGCTACATGGAAGGGAGAGGCCACCGTCCGTGCCGAACCCTTCGACGCGCTCGCGCTGGAACTTCACCGCCTCTGGGAGGACTAG
- a CDS encoding dihydrofolate reductase family protein → MSKVVAIMSMSLDGYVADRNDGVAEVFDWYLNSGDVEFHTGGSDPMTFKVSAPSAEHLRGLTSGLGAMLTGRRTFEVAHGWGGNHAWGPAFVLTHQIPEGWPRPDSTVHFVTDGIESAVRQAKAAAAGKSVGVHGADTIQQLLNAGLLDELHIDIAAVLLGSGVRLFDHLAGTPAVLGNPTVIAGVGVTHLRYPVRKA, encoded by the coding sequence ATGTCGAAGGTTGTCGCAATCATGTCCATGTCGCTCGACGGTTACGTCGCCGACCGCAACGATGGCGTGGCCGAAGTGTTCGACTGGTACCTCAACTCGGGGGACGTCGAATTCCACACCGGAGGGTCGGACCCCATGACGTTCAAGGTGTCCGCGCCGAGCGCCGAGCACCTTCGCGGTCTCACGTCCGGACTGGGGGCCATGCTCACCGGTCGACGCACCTTCGAGGTCGCGCACGGCTGGGGCGGAAATCACGCCTGGGGACCCGCCTTCGTCCTGACCCACCAAATCCCCGAGGGATGGCCGCGCCCCGACTCGACTGTGCACTTCGTGACCGACGGCATCGAAAGCGCGGTGCGCCAGGCCAAGGCCGCCGCCGCCGGGAAGTCCGTGGGGGTCCACGGCGCTGACACCATCCAGCAGTTGCTGAATGCGGGCCTCCTCGACGAGCTCCACATCGACATCGCGGCGGTTCTTCTCGGCTCCGGAGTTCGACTCTTCGACCACCTCGCCGGCACGCCAGCCGTTCTCGGCAACCCGACGGTGATTGCGGGCGTCGGAGTGACACACCTGCGCTACCCGGTACGCAAGGCGTAG
- a CDS encoding tryptophan 2,3-dioxygenase, giving the protein MPGLMNKRDLEPGIITDLAGRTTYGDYLQLDRLLSAQVTRSQPPHHDELLFIIQHQTSELWMKLLIHELSACIRYVQADRLEPSFKIFARVAHIQRMLFEQWSVLETLTPNEYLEFRETLGSASGFQSFQYRAVEFLLGNKDANAVMPFKHVPAVHAELERLLESPGLYDEFLRHLARMGHKVPQSHVQRDWRQPYEKSPEVVEVFRRIYEDIDSHWDAYEMCEKLVDTEERFQLWRYRHMMTVMRIIGFKQGTGGSSGVGFLRKALDLRFFPELWDVRTELAPPSARGRTP; this is encoded by the coding sequence ATGCCCGGGCTTATGAACAAACGAGACCTGGAGCCTGGAATCATCACCGACCTGGCCGGAAGGACCACGTATGGTGACTATCTTCAGCTCGACCGGTTGCTGTCTGCGCAGGTGACGCGCTCGCAGCCTCCGCACCACGACGAGCTGTTGTTCATCATCCAGCACCAGACGAGTGAGCTGTGGATGAAGCTGCTCATCCACGAGCTGAGCGCGTGCATCCGCTACGTGCAGGCGGACCGGCTGGAGCCCTCGTTCAAGATTTTCGCGCGCGTGGCGCACATCCAGCGGATGCTCTTCGAGCAGTGGAGCGTGCTGGAGACGCTCACCCCGAATGAGTACCTGGAGTTCCGCGAGACGCTCGGCAGTGCCTCGGGGTTCCAGAGCTTCCAGTACCGCGCGGTGGAGTTCCTGCTCGGCAACAAGGACGCCAACGCGGTGATGCCCTTCAAGCACGTGCCGGCCGTGCATGCGGAGTTGGAGCGGCTGCTGGAGTCTCCCGGCCTGTATGACGAGTTCCTGCGTCACCTGGCGCGCATGGGGCACAAGGTTCCGCAGAGCCACGTGCAGCGCGACTGGCGTCAGCCCTACGAGAAGAGCCCCGAGGTGGTGGAGGTGTTCCGCCGCATCTACGAGGACATCGACTCGCACTGGGACGCGTATGAGATGTGCGAGAAGCTGGTGGACACGGAGGAGCGGTTCCAGCTCTGGCGCTACCGTCACATGATGACGGTGATGCGAATCATCGGCTTCAAGCAGGGCACGGGCGGCTCGTCGGGCGTGGGCTTCCTGCGCAAGGCGTTGGACCTGCGCTTCTTCCCGGAGCTGTGGGACGTGCGCACGGAGTTGGCGCCGCCGTCCGCGCGCGGCCGCACGCCTTGA
- a CDS encoding hemerythrin domain-containing protein: MGNPFDILIDQHRELEECFERLASGGEPEELRSGTAELLELLRLHSRLEERCFYPLLMQVEGRSRAREEAEDHLTMRELMDELEELSPGHPEWQARLFALEDLVVAHFQEEESAILPRLRMALDGQQQDELRRELAATREELLAHAQAFAIPGRGPLLESLRWDG, translated from the coding sequence ATGGGCAACCCGTTCGACATCCTCATCGACCAGCACCGGGAGCTGGAGGAGTGCTTCGAGCGGCTGGCTTCCGGCGGAGAGCCCGAGGAGCTTCGCTCTGGAACCGCGGAGTTGTTGGAGTTACTACGACTGCATTCGCGGCTGGAGGAGCGCTGCTTCTATCCGCTGCTCATGCAGGTGGAAGGGCGCTCCCGGGCCCGCGAGGAAGCCGAAGACCACCTCACCATGCGGGAGCTGATGGATGAATTGGAGGAGCTCTCCCCCGGTCATCCCGAGTGGCAGGCACGTCTTTTCGCCCTGGAAGACCTCGTGGTAGCGCATTTCCAAGAAGAAGAGAGTGCCATCCTGCCCAGACTGCGGATGGCGCTGGATGGACAGCAACAGGACGAGCTGAGGCGCGAGTTGGCGGCCACCCGAGAGGAGTTGCTGGCGCACGCGCAGGCCTTTGCCATCCCCGGCCGCGGCCCCCTGCTGGAGTCCCTCCGCTGGGACGGCTGA
- a CDS encoding lysophospholipid acyltransferase family protein has product MDASLASLRRAVFRFAERGAALSALYHRARLVGSEHLPHDGPVLLVGNHGVWGYETPAFFHLLHRATGRYPLGLAERGFFRIPLVRTVLPWLGGVEGTRENALAALESGELVVCYPGGAWETFKRRHGRYRLRWERALGFVKVAAQAGIPVVPFAGFGVDDTFFWPPGEERLCLRLTADERYRMPLVMGLGPLPLPVQLTFAVGAPLEPPPPDASEHRLCHFRDCVAASVRRLLVRACHA; this is encoded by the coding sequence GTGGATGCCTCGCTCGCCAGCCTGCGCCGGGCCGTGTTCCGCTTCGCCGAGCGTGGCGCGGCGCTGTCGGCCCTGTACCACCGCGCGCGGCTGGTGGGCAGCGAGCACCTGCCTCACGACGGGCCGGTGCTGCTGGTGGGCAACCATGGCGTGTGGGGCTACGAGACGCCGGCCTTCTTCCACCTGCTGCATCGCGCTACGGGCCGCTATCCGCTGGGCCTGGCCGAGCGGGGCTTCTTCCGCATCCCCCTGGTGCGCACGGTGCTGCCCTGGCTGGGCGGCGTGGAGGGCACGCGGGAGAACGCGCTCGCGGCGCTGGAGTCCGGCGAATTGGTGGTCTGCTACCCCGGCGGCGCGTGGGAGACCTTCAAGCGCCGTCATGGGCGCTACCGGCTGCGCTGGGAGCGGGCGCTGGGCTTCGTGAAGGTCGCGGCGCAAGCGGGCATACCGGTGGTGCCCTTCGCGGGCTTCGGCGTGGACGACACCTTCTTCTGGCCTCCGGGCGAGGAGCGGCTGTGCCTGAGGCTGACGGCGGATGAGCGGTACCGGATGCCGCTGGTGATGGGGCTGGGCCCGCTGCCGCTGCCCGTGCAGCTCACGTTCGCGGTGGGCGCGCCGCTCGAGCCGCCACCTCCGGACGCGTCCGAGCACCGCCTGTGTCACTTCCGAGACTGCGTGGCCGCGAGCGTCCGGCGGCTGCTGGTGAGGGCCTGTCATGCTTGA